tttcagtcaCTATTTCTCCTAGCTTTTTCGGTCCCATTTCCCACGTGATAACTGTCCTCCAAGATTTTGGGGGGAATGATAAAAGTACGGAGCCTGGCTTAATTTAAACTGACAATGGGGAGAGTTCAAGGCTGTATCCTAGATGACCAGAGGAGCAAAAATGGGCCTGGTTGGGAGAGTGGTCACTTTATGTTTTCCTTAGCTGGTGTCCTGGTGTCCGTCGGGAGATATGTATTGATTTCATGtaatgtgccagatactgttgtAGGCATTGGGGTACACCAGTAAGCAAATTAGAATTTCCTGTCCTACATTCAGAGCATATGTAATGAAGTGTGTGGATAGTTTTCCTACACTGGAGGGAGGTGTGGTTGCTCAATAGACCAGCTTCTGTTACGGTTGGCCTGTCTTTTTTAGTTCATAAGCCGTGTAGGTAGTATCACACTCATTTTAGTCATACCCACTACCTGAGTGAAAAACCTGTGAGCCTTCCTCAGGCCTAACAGTCATGAAGTCCTTGTTCAGAACAAAGATAATGCTGCCTGATTTGCCACTCCTGCATCATTCCTAAGAGCCAGAGAAAACCTGGCATGCTGACTGATTCAGGCAGTGCCAGGTCAAGGAATTGTAGATGGGGGATCGATTATGGCCCTCTGGTGGGctaggggggtgggagagggcctGAGCGCTTGTGTAGAAaattcatgcatgcattcattcaactcTGCCATGAAAGGACACAAGGGAAGACAGCAGTCTATGAAGCAGGAAATGGGTCATCAGACACCAGATCTGTCTGCATCGgtccagtgccttgatcttggacttcagtctccagaactgtgagaaatgtttgttgttaAAGCACACAGTCTATGGtgtttttattatagcagcctgaaccaAAACACCATTTAATGGatatagataatattttctttatctggtCCCTTCTCATGACAATTTACATTGTTTCCACTCAtttactattacaaacaatgTGCTGCATTAAACCATGTTTAAGTTCTtagtgatctcatccagtctcacCGTTTGTATGTTGATGAGTCCCCAAATTTTTATCTAGTCCAGACCTCTCACCTGAACTTTAGAATCTCGCTTTCCCAACCACCTAGTCAGTATCTCCTCCAGTGTCAAGAGAGAGACATTAGCAGAGTAACCAGGCAGCAAAGTGTTTTCTAGAGCAGCCATCAGTACACCCTTTTCAAACATTAAATCAAAGATGCTGATTATGCAGTTAGCTGGTTTATCAATTTGAGGACATActttaaaaaaccttttataATAACCATATTGTCATGTTtgaaagtttcattaaaaaaaaaatacagtttactGCAGACAGAGGAAAGAGATGAGCTGGAAGGAAGGTGAAGGTGCAAGAGAGCCACCTAAGAGCCACTTAACTGCAAAGGAGGGAGCTTCTCCCTTACAACCTCAAAGGCCCTGACAGAGGCCTAGGGGTTCAGAACAGACTCCCTTAGTCTAGTAAATGGGAATTTAAAAACTCTGCTTAGCCAGGGGCTTAGGGAGGGCCCCCAGCCCGAGGATGAAAATCAGCAATGCCGAGGCATTTTTAAACCCGAGATCACTGGCTTTACAGGGGGGTGACGACACTCAGCATGATGCCTGGCTCAAACTCTAGAGGTACCTGAGGCCAGGGTCTGGGGCCGACCCAGCGGAGGACggggaggtggtgggaagggagagaTCATAGAAGGCAGATCTTTCCTGACGTTGCTAAAGGCAAATACACTAGGAATTAACACCTGGCGTCTTGCTGGCAATGTATTTTAATTGATCTGGCTTCTGACTTCTTGTGAGCGAAGCAGCACCCTCGCAGGTTCTGGCAATTTGTACAAATATCTACTGAACCCTCCCAGGACTAAAAACAAGATCGGCGGCGATTCAGTAATGCCCGCTTCCCAGGAAAGAAACTGCCTCCTCGACGAAACTCCGGCCGGCAATTGATGCTCCTTTTACAGACGATGTGGGATAGGCAGGATCCCTCCCACTAGAAAGAGCCGGGGACGCCGGGCCATAAGTCCTTCATCGAGGTTACCGGGACTTCCAGACCCCTCTCATTAGCTTTCCCTAGTCCAGCGTTAGCCCCACCCACAAGCAAGCCCTCGCAGCCTGATTAGGCGAAGGTACCGCTACTCTTAGCAGGTGCCCAAAGATTGGCTGATGGAGACCGGCAGTGAAAGCGAACCGTTTGGCCTGTAGTTAAGGCCACGGTAGCCTTAAaacagaaccactttttttttcaaaagagatACGTTTTGAGCACGTAAGTCGCGTACAGCTCTTCCTGAGCGGAGGTGGGCGGCCCTGAAaagggcctttaaaaaaaatgtatagaatgAGACTTTAGCCACCGAAGCCGTAGAGAGTGCGTCCCTGGCGCTTAAGCGCATAGACCACGTCCATGGCGGTGACAGTCTTGCGCTTGGCGTGCTCGGTGTAGGTGACGGCGTCCCGGATCACGTTCTCCAGGAACACTTTCAGCACCCCGCGGGTCTCTTCGTAGATGAGGCCGGAAATGCGCTTTACGCCGCCACGCCGGGCCAGGCGGCGGATAGCTGGCTTGGTGATGCCCTGGATGTTGTCGCGCAGAACCTTGCGGTGACGCTTAGCGCCTCCCTTACCCAGACCCTTGCCGCCTTTGCCGCGTCCAGACATGATTACCTAAATTATCGCAAACGTACAGAATGCAACAGGCTACTACTTGGTCAAGAGTAATTATAAGCTATAGTCGGACCTCGTTGAGAACTGAAAGCGCAGGCGGGAAGAGAGGCACTGACAGCGCCCCTTTGGCTCCGCCCCTCTCGGCAGTGATCCAATGACTATGTGGGAGAGAAGCTAGTAAAGAGGTTCACTTTTCAACTGGATTGTTTTGCTCCCTTTGCTCTTTGCACCTGAGGCTGTTTATTTCTTCGGCTGAGAATTTTAGTGGAGGCTTATACAGTATTTTATGGCAAATACTGTACTTTCTCATTCAGAAGGAAGTGATTGTTAGTTGctaagggtagcagaatatgacTCCCCATTCCCCCACTCCCATATGCTTCTTTGGCAGAAGGACTATttttgagctgattatttttttaaaaacaccatacacaaaaacatttctaaaaacagAGTAGAATTTACTCTTTTGTGagggacatttacatttataaagggaattttgatttgtgtctttttctctgtACCGGGAAGAGAAGGATGACTAAATCACCAGAGAATCTCATCAATGAGGAGGCACTAGACTTAATTCTGTataacaaccttacccttgttgTTCCTTTTCCTGGTAACCTCTCATAACTGGCTCCCACCCACTtcttagctgaagatggtatttaaggtggtggcttgggccaaTTTTGGGAGTTTACTCAgtttttct
This is a stretch of genomic DNA from Balaenoptera musculus isolate JJ_BM4_2016_0621 chromosome 11, mBalMus1.pri.v3, whole genome shotgun sequence. It encodes these proteins:
- the LOC118903228 gene encoding histone H4, which codes for MSGRGKGGKGLGKGGAKRHRKVLRDNIQGITKPAIRRLARRGGVKRISGLIYEETRGVLKVFLENVIRDAVTYTEHAKRKTVTAMDVVYALKRQGRTLYGFGG